TGCGTCAGCTTAATATCCTTGCCGAGCCGAACGTGCCGCACCGTCATGCCGCGCTCGAACTTGCCCGACACGATGCGCACGAACGCCACGCGGTCGCGGTGCGCCGGGTTCATGTTCGCCTGGATTTTGAACACATATCCCGAAAACGCTTCGTCCTCCGGCGACACGAGGCCGGCGTCCGATCGCCTCGGCGCGGGCGGCGGTGCCAGTCGCAAAAACGTTTCGAGAAACGTCCGCACGCCGAAGTTGTTGATCGCGCTGCCGAAAAAGACGGGCGTCAGCTCGCCGCGCCGCACTTTCGCCAAATCGAACGGATCGCCCGCCGCGTCGAGCAGCTCCAGTTCCTCGCGCACCTGGGCGGCCAGCTCTTCGCCGGCGATGTCGCGAAGGATCGGGTCGTCGTAGCCGGCGACCGGGACGACGCGAATCTCGCGATGCTCCCCGCCGGATTCGAACCGCTCGATGCGCCGGCGCTCGCGGTCGTAGACGCCGCAGAACCGTCCGCCCATGCCGATCGGCCAGTTCATCGGCACCGAGCGGATACCGAGCACCCGCTCGATCTCCTCCATCAACTCGAACGGATGCCGGCCTTCCCGGTCGAGCTTGTTGACGAACGTGAAAATCGGAATGCCGCGCATCCGGCACACCTGAAACAGCTTGATCGTCTGCGGCTCGACGCCCTTGGCGCAGTCGATCAACATGACCGCGCTGTCGGCCGCCGTCAGCGTCCGGTACGTGTCCTCGCTGAAATCCTGGTGGCCGGGTGTATCGAGAATGTTGACGCGGCAGCCGGCGTAATCGAACTGCAGCACGCTCGACGTGACCGAAATGCCGCGCTGTTTTTCGATTTCCATCCAGTCCGACGTCGCATAGCGCGCGGATTTCCTCGCCTTGACCGTCCCCGCCAGATGAATCGCGCCGCCGAACAGAAGCAGCTTCTCCGTCAACGTCGTCTTGCCGGCGTCCGGATGAGAAATGATCGCGAACGTCCGCCGTCGCGCGATTTCCCGGCGAAGTTCGTCGTTTTCGACCGCCTCGGCCGCCCGCACAGCATCCGCCGCGCCGCTTGCGTCGGACGCCTCCGCACCGAAAACCTCCGCCGCCCGGTCACCGGCCATTGCCATCGCCCGCCCCGATCAGAAACGCGCGCGCCGGTGCCGCCTCCACGCCGATGAGCCGAAGCGGCGCGATGATGAGCCAGTACGAACCCACCGGCACGTCTTTCAGACACAGCCCTTCTGCGATCAGAATGCCCGCCTCCAGAAGCGTCCGGTGCGTCGGATAACCAGGCTGGTCGCGCTCGACGCCGAGCGCGTCGATGCCAACGCCGCGCACGCCGGCTTCCTTCAGATATGCCGCTGCCTCCGCGTTCAGAAACACGAAACCGTAATCGAACGCCCCGCCTTCGGCGAACGAATTACGTGTTTTCAGCAAAATCCATTCGCCGCGCTGCGGCGCATGCGGCTCCAGCTCCGCACGGCCGATTGAATCGCGCACGCCGGTCAGATCGAGCACGCGCGCCGGTCCCATCCATTTTTCCAGCGGAATCGCGTCGATCGTCGCCCCGCCGGCGATCATGTGTAACGGGGCGTCGACGTGCGTTCCCGTATGCGCGTCGAGCCGAAGCCGCGTCTCGTGCGATTTCCCCTGCGCATGAGTCGACACCGTCTCGAACACCGGCCGTTTGTCGTCTTTGTCTTTCCAGACCCGCATCGCGGGATGGATATCCATGGAAATGTCATACAGTTTCCACACAGCTTCTAACCCCCGTTTCCTGCGCGACAGATCCAACTTCCATACCGATCGTACCAGTTTCCGCCGCAAACCGCAAACAAACGCGTCGGCCATCGAGCGCTCTTTCCCCAACAAAAAAGGACGCCGCAAAGCGTCCGTGTCTCCACCTAAAAGGCTGGTCCACCGAACAAAAACCGATACTCCCAATATGTACCTTCCAGATTGTCGATCCGGACGCCGCCGGACGCCTGCGACCGCGTATTCAACATTTTGCCGTCGCCCAAATAAATGCCGACGTGTCGCACCGTCTCCGTCGCCTTGTCCATACCGGCGTAATCTTCCGCGTTACTTCCCTTATATTCGGAAAAAAAGAGCAAATCGCCGCGCGATAGGCTCCTCCAATCCGTCGACACCCGGCCGAGCTGCCGCACATACGCCGCCTGTCCGCGCGAATCGCCGGGCAGTCGGATGTCGAGCGCCTCCAAAAACACATACCGCGTAAAATCCGAACAGTCGAACGTGCTCGGATCGTCGCGGTCCGAGCCGTATTCGTACGGCGTGCCCAAATACTTCATCCCCGTCGCGATCAGCCGTTCGACCATCGCGTCGCGGTCCTGTCCGCCCGGTGTTGCGGGGGTTCCCGAAGACGGTCCTGTCGCCACCTCGCCCAAAGCGGGAGCTCCGCCGGTGTCCGGCGCACCCGTCACCCGGATGAACGCATCGCGGGAGCTGACATAACCCGTTCGGCCGGTTTTATCCATCACTTTGAACCAATAAGCGTTCACGCGTTCGAGAATGCGGACGGTTTCACCTTTTTGCAAATACCGAATGCGCGGCGCCGACGTCGACGGCCCTTCGCGGAACGAAACACCGCGCACGATCTCGCCCGTCCAACCGCCGGAAGCCGTGTCGGCCGCACCGCCGGATTCTCCCTCGAGTACAAACCGGACAAACCGGTCCTGCGCCGACACATAACCGAGCGTTCCGCCGGAATCGCGCACGCGCAGCCAATCATCATTCGGCCGTCCGAGCACTTCCAGCCGCTCGCCCCGCTCAAGCATCCGGATCACCGCCGACTCCGTCGACGGCGCCGTCCGGAACCGGACGCCGCGGACAACCTCCGCATGCGAAGCCGACGCCGAAGTCGAAGCCGCGTAAACCCGCGCTTCTTTTCCCGAAAACACCGCTTGTCCCGAAGAAACGACTGACGCCGCGACTGCCGCAACAGCGAAAACGATTACAAACCGTCTCATCGTCTCCTCTCTCCCCTCAGACCGTTTCGCCAGGCTTGCGGATGCGGGCCCGTCGTCCGCAAACATGAGGATACCACAGGAACCCCATCCAGGAAAGAGGAAAATCTGACCAGTGATCATGTCAAAATCGTCGCCGGAACATAAGCAGGAAAACGGAAAGCGCAGATCGAATGAATTAATAGATCAAAGACTGACGGAGTTTTTCGCGTCCGGAGGTGGATGAATGGATAAGGTTGTGCTAGAAGTTGGCGTTGCGTTGATTCTGATCGGCATTGCCTCGATTATTTCCAAGATTTCTAAATTTTCTACTATTCCTTTTCTGATTCTCGCCGGCATGGCGGTCGGGCCGCACGTGCCGAAGCTCGGTTTCATCGACTTGCGGTTTATCAACAGCAACGACATTATTGCGTTTATGGGAAAACTGGGAGTGTTGTTTCTCCTTTTTTATCTCGGACTTGAATTTTCCGTCAGCAAACTGGCCAAATCGGGAAAAGCGATTCTTTTCGGCGGCACGGTTTATGTCGTCGTCAATTTTACGATCGGCCTTGCTTACGGTTTCGCAGCGGGATTCCCCGTTTACGAATCCGTGATGACGGCGGGGATGTTCGCCGTATCGTCGACGGCGATCGTGGCGAAAATTTTGGTGGATCTGAAACGCACCGGGAATCCGGAGACCGAATTGATTCTGGGCATGATTTTGTTCGACGATCTTTTCTTGGCGGTCTTCCTGTCGATCATGTCGGGGCTTCTGCTCAGCGGCGCCGCATCGGTCGCCGGCATTACGGGAACCGTCCTTGTCTCGATCGCCTATATGCTGCTGTTTTTCCTGATCGCCCGGTTCGGAACCCCGGTCTTGAACCGACTGCTCAACATCAGTTCGAACGAAATTTTCATCATCGTCGTTTTTTCCGCCATGATTTTCGTGGCAGGAGTTTCCAAAGTTCTCCATGTGGCGGAAGCCATCGGCGCCCTGCTGTTCGGATTGATGCTGTCGGAAACGGAACACAGCAAGCGAATCGAACAGCTCGTCGTTCCGTTTCGAGATTTTTTCGGCGCGATCTTTTTCTTCAGTTTCGGATTGAGCATCGACCCGCGCACCTTGGACGACGCGGCCTGGCTGGCCGTCGGGGCAGCCGCGCTGACACTGCTGGGCAACCTCCTGTCCGGTCTGCTGGCGGGCCGCAAAGCCGGACTGACTTACCGGGCATCTACCAATATCGGGCTGACAGTATCCGCCCGCGGGGAATTCACCATCATTGTGGCCAATCTCGGCGTCACCGCCGGGCTGATGCCTTTGCTGAAACCGTTCGCCGCCCTGTATGTGCTGATTTTGGCCGTCCTTGCGCCTTTATTTGCAAAGGAATCGAAACGCATTTATAATGGCTTAAGCCGCGTCTTTCGTTGGGAAAACGTCCGCCGCCAAACGGAGCGTTAAGTCCGACCGGACGCATGGAGGTGCGCCAGATGAGTACAATCAAGGAATCCGATTTGCCCGGGATTGGAAGAAAATATCAGATCGACACGCGAGCCGGAGATCGCATCGTTGTGGTGATCCACGACGACGGCCGACGTGAAATTTACCATTTTGTCCAGGAAGACCCGGATGAATGTTTGTCCCAAGTAACGCTGGAAGACGATGAAGCCCGTCAAATCGCCGCCATTATCGGCGGCATGACATACAAGCCGAAAGCGTTGGAGACAATTGAAATTTCGCTCGACGATTTGGTGATCGAATGGTGCAAGATAGAACCCAATTTTTACTGTATCAACAAAACTATAGCCGATCTCCAAATCAGACAAAAAACCGGCGCAACCGTTTTGGCGCTCGTTGAAAAACACCGCCAAAAAATAAATCCGGGACCCGACGATCGTTTGCTGCCAGAGATGACCGTCGTGGTCGCTGGCGAAAGAAAACAGATCCGGTCGTTCAAGCATTTGCTGCAATTCGGAAATTTGCCTTAAATTCACCGGGATGGAGGGGGCGAAACAACCGCCCCTTCTGTTACATTTGAACGATCGATCCACATCATTCCCATCCACGTTTCGATAAAATACCAATTCTCGATTTGACCGCGCACCGTCACCGTTTGCGGCGCCAGGCGGGCGAACCCGGTCCGGCCTTCGGCCAAAGGCCAAAAATACAAATCTTTCGTCGCCGTGACCGTCACGCGTTTGTTCACAGCCTGAAACTCGCCGAAAAACGCGATTCCGGGACGAATCCAGTAGTCCCCCTCGGGCGTATGCACGTGATACCAGTCTCTCCAACGCTCGAAACTTTGCAAAGTCGTCCAATAAGACTTCCCGTGCAACACCGGATACCCGCCGATGATTTGCTGTTCCGGGTACTCGTACAGCGTGACGTCCCCGATCACATGGATCGTCCGTTCTTCCCGAACAGCCCGGCCGGTCCATTGCATGGACGCGCGACCGGGCTGAATCCACTTCCGGCCCAGCCAAGTGTCGATCAAGTATTCGTGAAACGGTCCGGGCATCGTTTTTTCGTACACGTGCACGGTTTGCGGCGCGATCATGCCGACCATCGCCCCGTCTTCGCCGTGAACTGAAACCTCGCGGAGCAGCCGGTAATCCTCGTCCACCCACTCCACATACCGTTCCGGCTTGATCCACCGCTCGCCGAGCCAGGTCTGAATTTTCATGAAACCGTTCGACGAAACGTCGAGCACCGTGACCCGCTGCGGAGCGATTTTCGCGCTCGTCCGACTGTCCTCCCGATCCGCTGCATACAAATCCTGCACGTCCAGTGTCCGAATGACATACGGCTCGAACGGCGCGTCCAAAAAGCGCACTTCTGCGGACAGATCCCGCCCCGGCCACAGGGCGATCGATCCGACGACCGCGCAAAAGGCAATCACCCATCTTTTGATAATCATTCAACAATCCTCGCTCCCACCATCGTATCGTCGGCGCAAAAAGCGCCGCTTTTCATTTTCCGCGCGCCTCACCGGGCGACCGTCCAGATCACTTCGCCTTCGTCCTGCCCGTGCACCGGCCACCACCGGAACCCGTCGCGCGCAAGCAGCTCTCTCGCCGCATCCGGCCCCCACGACCCCGCCGGATAAAAATGCAGATCTTCCGGCCCTTCCTTCCACGCCGCCGCAATCCGGTCGACGAACTTCCACGCCAGCGCGACCTCGTCCCATCGTGTAAAATACGTCGAGTCGCCGCGCGCGGCGTCGTACAGCAACCGCTCGTACGCCTCGGGCGTGTTCAAGCCGACCTGGCAGCTTTGGCAAAAATCCATCGCTACCGGAACAATCGACCATTCCGCCCCCGGCTGTTTTGCGTTGATTTTAATGTAAATCCCCTCCATCGGGTTGACGCGAAACACGAGCAGATTCGGCTCAAGCCGCGCCTTGCGGGCGAAATGGACGCGCTCCGGCACGTTTTTGAACTCGACGACGACTTCCGTCGTCTTGACCGGCAGCCGCTTGCCGGTCCGTATATAAAACGGCACGCCCGCCCAGCGAAAATTGTCGACCATCACCTTGGCGGCGAAATATGTTTCCGTCGTCGACGCGGGATGGACGTTCGGCTCCTCGCGGTAACCGCGCACCGGCTTGCCCTGCACGACGCCGGCTGTGTACTGGCCACGCACGACGTTGCTCCGGACGTCCGCGGCGTCGGTGTACAGCCGCAGCGCCTTCAGCACCTTGACTTTTTCATCGCGAATGTCCTCGGGCTCCAGACGGCTCGGCGGTTCCATCGCCATCATCGTCACCATCTGGAGCATATGGTTCTGGCCCATGTCGCGCAGCGCGCCGGCCTGGTCGTAATACGCGCCGCGGTCCTCGACGCCGATCGTCTCGCTGAGCGTGATTTGCACGTTGGCGATGTGCCGGTTGTTCCACAGCGGCTCGAAAAACGCGTTGGCGAACCGGATCACCTCGATGTTCTGCACCATCTCTTTGCCGAGATAATGGTCGATCCGGAAAATCTGTTCCTCGTCGAACACCTCGCGCACTTCGCGGTTCAGCCGCTCCGCCGATTCGAGATCGTAGCCGAACGGTTTTTCAATGACCAGCCTGCGCCAACCCGGCGAATCCAGCAGCCCGCCGCCCCGCAAATGCTTCGCGACCGGCCCGAACAACTCTGGCGCCAGCGCCAGATAGAACAGCCGGTTGCCGCCGATCCCGAATTCGTTTTCCAGGCAGCCGACATGCCGCCCTAGATCGCGAAACCCTTCCACGTCGTGGACGTCAAGCGACCGGTATGAAAAACGGCGGGCAAATTCGGCGAACGCGCCGTCGCGGTCGGCCGGATAACGCGCGAACTCGCGGATCGACGCGTAAACGTCCTCGCGGAACTGCTCGTCCGTCCGCGGCCGGCGCGCCAGCCCAACGACAGCGAACCGGCCGAGCCGGCCTTCCCGCCAAAGCGCATAAAGCGCGGGGTACAGCTTGCGCTTCGCCAGATCCCCCGTGGCGCCGAACAGAAGAAACACGGCGTCGACCGCCGCGTGACCGTTTTGACCCGTTGCGTTCATGCCCCGTTCCCACTTTCCTTCGGACGATTCTTCACCAGTTTATCACAAAAAACGGCTGCGGAAAACGGACCACAATCGCTCGGCTGAAAAAGATGTGGATTGATGCCCGGCCGTCCCGGTTGGCCGTCTTCCGCGAGTGTTCCGGCATGCCCAGGGGAATCGCGCATACCGCATTTTGGGTATTTACAACAAAACAAAGAGATGGAAAAATAGAAGGCGGATTAAGTCTTTACGAAAGGAGATGTATACGATGGGCATAGCAGCATAGGCATTGTCCGTGGATAAAAATTATAACGAAGCGGAAAATCGAGTGATCTAAATCTAACACCTTTTTCTAGGAGGAAAAGCTATGAGAAAAATTATAATAACAATTCTATCATGGTCAAGCATTATTGGTGGGGTTATAACCGATATTTAAATAGCTGTGAAGCCGATGAACTTGCTGCTGACTTTGCCGGTGTATCAGCTGTAAGTACCGGGATAGCAGTTATAGCAGCTTACTTTGGAGCAGTTCCTGCCATTCCCCCTGGCGTTGGTATTTAATATTACCCCACAATAAGAGGGGATAAAAGATGTGGATTTTATACGTAACGATTTCTATGTTAATTTTATCGATTGTAGCATTAATTAGATCTTTTTATATTATTATAAGAAAACACAGAAAAATAAAATTTGATGTTATTTTATTATTGATTATATCTTTTTTTACTATAATCGTTCTTTCATATTTTTTCATTTCTAAATTATGAAACCCCCCCCGACAGGCCGGGGTCAATCGAACGGCCCCGGCCGATCGGAGGTCGAACGACCAAAATGACCTGACAGATGCTGTCCGAATCGGATCTCTGGCCGTCGTCCGCGATACGATACACGATTCTCCTCTATTTAGAAATTGTACATTTATTTGTTTCCCGATTCTCAACGCCGGCAAGCCAGCAGGTTTCCCCGATTTGTCGTTCCTCGGCCGATTCCTTCTTTCCTATAACCACCTTCTAAGTAAATAAACTCCATAAATTCTATTATAGAACAGTAAACCGGTGACAGGCAAAATCGCCATGCCTGACGACCGGTTTGTCGCCATTGGCGAAGCGATGAATCCTCCGCTTCGGAAAGCCGCGTCCCGGCGCGAAAGACGCAATTCGTCCGGTGGCGGATAAGCCCAAACCGGTTTAAACTGAAAGTTGAAAAAACCGGTTTTCCGACAGGAGACGATTCCAATGGTCATTTTTTACGACGGCTGGTGCCCGTTTTGCACGCAACAGGCGAAGCGCCTGAAAAAACTCGACTGGTTCGGCCTTGTTGACGCCGTATCGTTCCGCGAACCCGACGTCTGCCGTGCGTACGGCCTTGATCCTGAACGCGCGGCGCGGCGGATTCAGGCGATCGTCGGCCGGTCGGGCAAGCGTGTGGAAGGTTTCGCTGTGGTCGTCCGCGTCGCCTGCCGGATTCCGCTCTATTGGCCGCTTCTGCCGGCGCTGTTGGCGATTCGAGCCGTTGGTCTCGGCGACGTCCTGTACGACCGGTTCGCAGCCAGGCGAACGCTCATCGTCCCGACATGCGCCGGGGAAACATGCATACCGCATTTTGGGTATTTACAACAAAGCAAAGAGATGGAAAAATGAAAATCGGATTGATCCTTTACGAAAGAGGTGAATCTGATGGTCTGCATGGTAGGGAGAAAATTTGGACAATATTCTCTCCTACTGGTTCTCGGCGTTTGCTCGCTTGCGCTCTATTTTGCACTCTTCACCACTTTGCCGTTGTACGATCTCGCGAAAGAATTCGGGCTGCCGGGTTGGGTTGCCGCCTGGATTCTTTACGCGCTCGACGCGGGAACGACGGTAACGGCTATCGTCTCGTTTTTGACCGCCCTCGGAACAGGCGGGCTTAGCTTGTTGGCGGCGGCGGGATCAATGGCAATCCAGGAGTTTCTAAAGAAGAAACTTCTCGAAATGGGAAGAAGAGCATTCATCGCATGGTGATGCGAACACCGAGGCAGCCGGGGTCATCGAATGCCCCCGGCCGACCGGAGGTTGAACGACCAAAATGAGTAGCATGAAAGAAATCATCTTAATTCGACTTCGCTTAAAATTATCCAACTTTATCCCTGGAAATTCTTTTATCTACTATAAATCCTATTTCTTGAGAAAAATATACTCCACCCTAATAGCTGTATTTTCAGGATGGATCATCGTTGCGTTATTTGATAATCCGTTTTATCGCCATTACTGGATGTTAGGGGCTTTTGTGCTCCTCTTTATTTATTTCGTCTCGTGCGGCGCGAGCAAATGGAGGCAAACGCACCTTCCCATCGAATTAAATTTAATCCTTCAATCTCCATTTAAATCCTATAAAGTATATTTAATGCTTTTAGTAGAAGAATTTCTTTGGCTCCTTATTCATCGCAACGCTACACCGGTTTTCGCCTTCACCGTATGGTGTAGATCCGAAAAATGGAATCCAGTCGAAGTTGTCGGTATGTTTTTTGCAATGTTGGTATTTGGATTTTTCTTGTTCGTTGCCGCAAATCGAATTTTCGGCACGTTTCAGGTACAAAAAGCGAACCGTCCTCTCGGATTTTTTTCCTTTACAATTTACTTATTAAAAGTATCTCTTTTTTACTTATTAGGTTATTACTTTATCTATTTTCTATCTATTCCTTATTTTCTGATAAGAAAAGAAGTATCTTCTCTCAAGCGCCTTCTTGATGAAACAGCTTGGAATCAAGTTTTATATCAATTGGAAGGAACTTTATTAGAAAAAATAGAAAAAATATTATTAATATGGAACAATATTTTAATCTATATTGATTATTTAGGAGAAAATTTTTATTTTATTTCATTTACTTCCGTTTTGCTATCTTTATTGATTATTCTAGTTTTTCATCCCTCCTATTTTTCGATGTCTCCAAAATATCTCTATTGCTCTTCCGATATTTTCCTAT
This DNA window, taken from Candidatus Reconcilbacillus cellulovorans, encodes the following:
- a CDS encoding peptide chain release factor 3, encoding MRAAEAVENDELRREIARRRTFAIISHPDAGKTTLTEKLLLFGGAIHLAGTVKARKSARYATSDWMEIEKQRGISVTSSVLQFDYAGCRVNILDTPGHQDFSEDTYRTLTAADSAVMLIDCAKGVEPQTIKLFQVCRMRGIPIFTFVNKLDREGRHPFELMEEIERVLGIRSVPMNWPIGMGGRFCGVYDRERRRIERFESGGEHREIRVVPVAGYDDPILRDIAGEELAAQVREELELLDAAGDPFDLAKVRRGELTPVFFGSAINNFGVRTFLETFLRLAPPPAPRRSDAGLVSPEDEAFSGYVFKIQANMNPAHRDRVAFVRIVSGKFERGMTVRHVRLGKDIKLTQPQQFLAQEREIVEVAYAGDIVGLFDPGLFRIGDSLCRPGRTIVFDELPTFSPELFCRVSIRNALRQKQFRKGLDELTEEGAIQLFRSLGQDETILGAVGQLQFEVMEYRMKHEYGVDVVLERLPYRIARWVVGDGVDPAKFRVNSRLVLDKKDRYVALFESDYALRTAMEKNPGWKFLETAP
- a CDS encoding cyclase, translating into MWKLYDISMDIHPAMRVWKDKDDKRPVFETVSTHAQGKSHETRLRLDAHTGTHVDAPLHMIAGGATIDAIPLEKWMGPARVLDLTGVRDSIGRAELEPHAPQRGEWILLKTRNSFAEGGAFDYGFVFLNAEAAAYLKEAGVRGVGIDALGVERDQPGYPTHRTLLEAGILIAEGLCLKDVPVGSYWLIIAPLRLIGVEAAPARAFLIGAGDGNGR
- a CDS encoding cation/H(+) antiporter, giving the protein MDKVVLEVGVALILIGIASIISKISKFSTIPFLILAGMAVGPHVPKLGFIDLRFINSNDIIAFMGKLGVLFLLFYLGLEFSVSKLAKSGKAILFGGTVYVVVNFTIGLAYGFAAGFPVYESVMTAGMFAVSSTAIVAKILVDLKRTGNPETELILGMILFDDLFLAVFLSIMSGLLLSGAASVAGITGTVLVSIAYMLLFFLIARFGTPVLNRLLNISSNEIFIIVVFSAMIFVAGVSKVLHVAEAIGALLFGLMLSETEHSKRIEQLVVPFRDFFGAIFFFSFGLSIDPRTLDDAAWLAVGAAALTLLGNLLSGLLAGRKAGLTYRASTNIGLTVSARGEFTIIVANLGVTAGLMPLLKPFAALYVLILAVLAPLFAKESKRIYNGLSRVFRWENVRRQTER
- a CDS encoding potassium:proton antiporter, which produces MSTIKESDLPGIGRKYQIDTRAGDRIVVVIHDDGRREIYHFVQEDPDECLSQVTLEDDEARQIAAIIGGMTYKPKALETIEISLDDLVIEWCKIEPNFYCINKTIADLQIRQKTGATVLALVEKHRQKINPGPDDRLLPEMTVVVAGERKQIRSFKHLLQFGNLP
- a CDS encoding glucose-6-phosphate dehydrogenase translates to MNATGQNGHAAVDAVFLLFGATGDLAKRKLYPALYALWREGRLGRFAVVGLARRPRTDEQFREDVYASIREFARYPADRDGAFAEFARRFSYRSLDVHDVEGFRDLGRHVGCLENEFGIGGNRLFYLALAPELFGPVAKHLRGGGLLDSPGWRRLVIEKPFGYDLESAERLNREVREVFDEEQIFRIDHYLGKEMVQNIEVIRFANAFFEPLWNNRHIANVQITLSETIGVEDRGAYYDQAGALRDMGQNHMLQMVTMMAMEPPSRLEPEDIRDEKVKVLKALRLYTDAADVRSNVVRGQYTAGVVQGKPVRGYREEPNVHPASTTETYFAAKVMVDNFRWAGVPFYIRTGKRLPVKTTEVVVEFKNVPERVHFARKARLEPNLLVFRVNPMEGIYIKINAKQPGAEWSIVPVAMDFCQSCQVGLNTPEAYERLLYDAARGDSTYFTRWDEVALAWKFVDRIAAAWKEGPEDLHFYPAGSWGPDAARELLARDGFRWWPVHGQDEGEVIWTVAR